The Sphingobacteriales bacterium nucleotide sequence TTCTAGTTCTTTAGTATCAAACATACCAAATGTATTAGTTACTTCTACAATTATTGTATCATCTATGATTTTTAACAATTCTAGTCCACTATCATTGATGCATATATCAATATGTCTTCTGTCATCTCTATTTTGGTTGTATTTAACTAACTTCTTGGTTGCTAGTTTTGCTATTAATCTTGTTGCGTTAGATTGTTTATCTATCATCCTTTCTGTAATATAAGCTAGATTAGCACATTTTGGATGTATTCCTCTTAATATCCTAAGAACATTATATTGTTGTGGCGATAAATCATATTGCTTAAAAAATATTTTGCTTTTGTATTCTATGTATGCTGATGTATATAAAAAATTGACTTG carries:
- a CDS encoding MarR family transcriptional regulator, with the translated sequence MKIEDEIKQTKPISEFTKTQVNFLYTSAYIEYKSKIFFKQYDLSPQQYNVLRILRGIHPKCANLAYITERMIDKQSNATRLIAKLATKKLVKYNQNRDDRRHIDICINDSGLELLKIIDDTIIVEVTNTFGMFDTKELELLNSFLDRIRG